The proteins below are encoded in one region of Streptomyces roseirectus:
- a CDS encoding effector-associated constant component EACC1, with amino-acid sequence MKIRITMDGARDDVEQRSLYTWLRDDQEVRATAQVTLQSLAPAEEAEESDADTMGTALEAIGIVVDTVLQLGGLAVAIAAWRQAHTPRSTMVIERDGVKITLPADRLDDAQALLRALTEEGR; translated from the coding sequence ATGAAGATCCGGATCACGATGGACGGCGCTCGGGACGACGTCGAGCAGCGGTCCCTCTACACCTGGCTGCGCGACGACCAGGAGGTGCGCGCCACGGCCCAGGTCACGTTGCAGAGCCTCGCCCCGGCGGAGGAGGCGGAGGAATCCGACGCCGACACCATGGGCACCGCCCTCGAAGCCATCGGCATCGTCGTCGACACGGTGCTCCAGCTCGGCGGCCTCGCCGTCGCGATCGCGGCTTGGCGGCAGGCCCACACGCCCCGTTCCACGATGGTCATCGAGCGGGACGGCGTGAAGATCACGCTGCCCGCCGACCGCCTCGACGACGCCCAGGCCCTCCTGCGCGCGCTGACGGAGGAAGGCCGGTGA
- a CDS encoding caspase, EACC1-associated type, translating to MTGTGGANSRIDAAHSACVLIGVDAYTQLAPLRAVKNNLTRLKETLTDPDVWGVPGELCQVVSNPGSQQELIAPIRKAASAARGTLIVYYAGHGFIDPSDGALYLTLPDTEPGEIDGAVPYEWLRRAIRDNGSARRRIVVLDCCYSGKALDGGMSAVENLQAAALMEDVEGSYVATSCAKTRLALSPRGEECTAFTGELVKVLAEGDPDGPEELTLDMVFGRVRARLKEKRRPLPQVQNQNGVGSLPFVKNRQWSASAATPPPPASGPTPAGRKRWSCLLAVAAVTAVAATVAVQADPLAWWKDRKAAGPCSKGASLLSVSDALNRATELENLGANVDGLSAISLNAQGEAWVLADNKPGRLFRVRLGSPEHLAPEVLKIQTLKRGNGVPYSEGFDGEGLVVEKGGKTVLISSEADSTIRRFRLSDGRELGTLPVPAEWASVSAGGRAGGNRNLESLTTTTDGRYLYTGLEGPLVGDGDRAGRNRLRIQRYKGTPGGAYALDGQFAYEADAGAYLVDLVALGPDRLLALERSYASGLGNSIRVYEVSLAGAKNVTDVRYLAGEPPDSFVTEHRPLVLDLADCPAGDIEVPEGQTQPNPLLDNVEGMALDNRPTGGGGHRVLYLVSDNNSKKDQVTRVYAVKVKTSVR from the coding sequence GTGACCGGCACGGGCGGCGCCAACTCCCGGATCGACGCCGCGCATTCGGCCTGCGTCCTCATCGGCGTCGACGCGTACACGCAGCTCGCTCCCCTGCGGGCCGTGAAGAACAACCTCACCCGGCTCAAGGAGACGCTGACCGACCCCGACGTCTGGGGCGTGCCCGGGGAGCTGTGCCAGGTCGTGTCGAACCCCGGGAGCCAGCAGGAGCTGATCGCGCCGATCCGCAAGGCGGCCTCGGCCGCGCGGGGCACGCTGATCGTGTACTACGCGGGCCACGGGTTCATCGACCCCTCGGACGGCGCCCTCTACCTGACCCTCCCCGACACCGAACCCGGGGAGATCGACGGGGCCGTGCCCTACGAGTGGCTGCGCCGCGCCATCCGTGACAACGGCTCCGCCCGGCGCCGCATCGTGGTGCTGGACTGCTGCTACAGCGGCAAGGCGCTGGACGGCGGCATGTCCGCCGTCGAGAACCTTCAGGCGGCGGCCCTCATGGAGGACGTCGAGGGGTCGTACGTGGCGACGTCCTGTGCCAAGACCCGGCTGGCCCTGTCCCCCAGGGGAGAGGAGTGCACGGCCTTCACCGGTGAACTCGTGAAGGTCCTCGCCGAGGGCGACCCGGACGGTCCGGAGGAACTGACGCTGGACATGGTCTTCGGCCGGGTCCGCGCCCGTCTCAAGGAGAAGCGGCGGCCACTGCCGCAGGTGCAGAACCAGAACGGCGTCGGCTCGCTGCCCTTCGTGAAGAACCGGCAGTGGTCCGCCTCCGCCGCCACACCACCGCCACCCGCGTCGGGGCCGACCCCTGCCGGCCGGAAGCGGTGGTCGTGTCTGCTGGCCGTCGCGGCGGTGACGGCCGTCGCGGCGACCGTCGCGGTGCAGGCCGATCCGCTGGCGTGGTGGAAGGACCGGAAGGCGGCGGGGCCCTGTTCGAAGGGGGCGTCGCTGCTCAGCGTCTCCGACGCGCTCAACCGGGCGACCGAGCTGGAGAACCTGGGGGCGAACGTGGACGGGCTCTCGGCGATCTCCTTGAACGCGCAGGGCGAGGCATGGGTGCTGGCGGACAACAAACCCGGCCGCCTGTTCCGTGTGCGCCTCGGCAGCCCCGAACACCTCGCCCCCGAGGTGCTGAAGATCCAGACGTTGAAGCGCGGGAACGGCGTCCCGTACTCCGAAGGCTTCGACGGCGAGGGCCTGGTCGTCGAGAAGGGCGGCAAGACCGTGCTGATCAGTTCCGAGGCGGACTCGACGATCCGCCGGTTCCGTCTCTCCGACGGCAGGGAGCTGGGCACCCTGCCCGTCCCGGCGGAGTGGGCGAGCGTGTCGGCGGGCGGGCGTGCGGGCGGCAACCGCAACCTCGAGTCGCTGACCACCACCACGGACGGCCGTTACCTCTACACGGGGCTGGAGGGGCCGTTGGTCGGTGACGGTGACCGTGCCGGGCGCAATCGGCTGCGCATCCAGCGGTACAAGGGCACGCCGGGCGGGGCGTACGCCCTGGACGGTCAGTTCGCGTACGAGGCCGACGCCGGCGCCTACCTGGTGGACCTCGTCGCGCTGGGGCCCGACCGGTTGCTGGCCCTGGAGCGGTCCTACGCCAGTGGCCTCGGGAACAGCATCCGCGTCTACGAGGTGTCGCTGGCCGGCGCGAAGAACGTCACGGACGTCAGGTACCTCGCCGGCGAGCCGCCGGACAGCTTCGTCACCGAGCACCGGCCGCTCGTCCTCGACCTGGCCGACTGTCCCGCCGGGGACATCGAGGTTCCGGAGGGGCAGACACAGCCGAATCCGCTGCTCGACAACGTGGAGGGGATGGCTCTGGACAACCGGCCGACCGGGGGCGGGGGGCATCGCGTCCTGTACCTGGTCAGCGACAACAACAGCAAGAAGGACCAGGTCACCAGGGTGTACGCGGTGAAGGTGAAGACTTCCGTGCGGTGA
- a CDS encoding TIGR00730 family Rossman fold protein, which translates to MTVEGTPKPEEQRLGPVLRRRSQVTAGTTDQRLLDAGGPSDWVHTDPWRVLRIQSEFIEGFGTLAELPPAISVFGSARTKPDSPEYEAGVRLGHALVDAGWAVITGGGPGAMEAANKGACEAGGISVGLGIELPFEQGLNPYVDIGLNFRYFFVRKMMFVKYAQGFVVLPGGLGTLDELFEALTLVQTQKVTSFPIVLFGTEYWGGLVDWIKNTLVAQGKASEKDLMLFHVTDDVDEAVALVSKEAAR; encoded by the coding sequence ATGACGGTCGAGGGAACCCCCAAGCCGGAAGAACAGCGTCTGGGCCCGGTCCTGCGAAGGCGCTCCCAAGTCACGGCCGGTACGACGGACCAGCGCCTCCTCGACGCCGGCGGCCCCTCCGACTGGGTCCACACGGACCCCTGGCGCGTCCTGCGCATCCAGTCGGAGTTCATCGAGGGCTTCGGCACGCTCGCCGAACTCCCGCCCGCGATCAGCGTGTTCGGCTCCGCCCGGACCAAGCCCGACTCCCCGGAGTACGAGGCGGGCGTCCGCCTCGGCCACGCGCTCGTCGACGCCGGCTGGGCCGTCATCACCGGCGGCGGCCCCGGCGCCATGGAGGCCGCCAACAAGGGCGCCTGCGAGGCCGGCGGCATCTCCGTCGGCCTCGGCATCGAGCTGCCCTTCGAGCAGGGCCTCAACCCCTACGTCGACATCGGCCTCAACTTCCGCTACTTCTTCGTCCGCAAGATGATGTTCGTCAAGTACGCCCAGGGCTTCGTGGTCCTCCCCGGCGGCCTCGGCACCCTCGACGAACTCTTCGAGGCCCTGACCCTCGTCCAGACCCAGAAGGTCACCAGCTTCCCCATCGTCCTCTTCGGCACGGAGTACTGGGGCGGCCTCGTCGACTGGATCAAGAACACCCTCGTCGCCCAGGGCAAGGCGTCCGAGAAGGACCTGATGCTGTTCCACGTCACGGACGACGTGGACGAGGCGGTCGCGCTGGTGTCGAAGGAAGCGGCGCGCTGA
- the dapE gene encoding succinyl-diaminopimelate desuccinylase yields MADTPLDLTLDAAALTARLVDFPSESGTEGPLADAIEAALRELPHLTVDRHGNNVIARTELGLPERVILAGHIDTVPIAGNVPSRLDDDGILWGCGTCDMKSGVAVQLRIAATVPVPNRDLTFIFYDNEEVEATRNGLGHVARAHPEWLAGDFAVLLEPSDGQVEGGCQGTLRVQLTTRGERAHSARSWMGANAIHAAAPILARLAAYEPRRPVIDGLEYREGLNAVGITGGVAGNVIPDECVVTVNFRYAPDRSEDEAIAHVREVFEGCYEEFVVTDHSPGALPGLSHPAAAAFVKAVGGAPMPKFGWTDVSRFSSLGVPAVNYGPGNPLLAHKRDERVETAKILHAEERLRTWLTG; encoded by the coding sequence ATGGCCGACACCCCACTTGACCTCACTCTGGATGCCGCCGCGCTCACCGCGCGTCTCGTCGACTTCCCCTCGGAGAGCGGCACCGAAGGACCCCTCGCCGACGCGATCGAGGCCGCCCTGCGCGAGCTGCCGCACCTGACGGTCGACCGCCACGGCAACAACGTGATCGCCCGCACGGAACTCGGCCTGCCGGAGCGGGTGATCCTCGCCGGCCACATCGACACCGTCCCGATCGCCGGCAACGTCCCCTCGCGCCTCGACGACGACGGGATCCTGTGGGGCTGCGGCACCTGCGACATGAAGTCCGGGGTGGCGGTCCAGCTGCGTATCGCGGCGACGGTGCCGGTGCCCAACCGCGACCTCACCTTCATCTTCTACGACAACGAGGAGGTCGAGGCCACCCGCAACGGCCTCGGCCACGTCGCCCGCGCCCACCCCGAGTGGCTGGCCGGCGACTTCGCGGTCCTCCTGGAACCGTCCGACGGCCAGGTCGAGGGCGGCTGCCAGGGCACCCTGCGGGTCCAGCTGACGACCCGGGGCGAGCGCGCCCACTCCGCCCGCTCCTGGATGGGCGCCAACGCCATCCACGCCGCCGCCCCGATCCTGGCCCGCCTCGCCGCCTACGAGCCGCGCCGTCCCGTCATCGACGGCCTGGAGTACCGCGAGGGCCTGAACGCCGTCGGGATCACCGGGGGAGTGGCGGGCAACGTCATCCCCGACGAGTGCGTGGTGACCGTCAACTTCCGCTACGCGCCCGACCGGAGCGAGGACGAGGCGATCGCGCACGTCCGTGAGGTGTTCGAGGGCTGCTACGAGGAGTTCGTCGTCACCGACCACAGCCCCGGCGCCCTCCCCGGCCTCTCCCACCCCGCGGCGGCGGCCTTCGTCAAGGCGGTCGGCGGCGCCCCCATGCCCAAGTTCGGCTGGACGGACGTCAGCCGCTTCTCCTCGCTCGGCGTACCGGCCGTCAACTACGGCCCCGGCAACCCCCTGTTGGCCCACAAGCGGGACGAACGCGTCGAGACGGCGAAGATCCTGCACGCCGAGGAACGCCTGCGGACCTGGCTGACCGGCTGA
- a CDS encoding heavy metal transporter — protein sequence MSAPSPSPKRRGRLLRSLAAAVVLLAVAGYVVVQYITGGTGDPGCRVVAARPGGKTYEFTPEQAVNAATIAAVGTNRGMPERAVTIALATALQESGLRNLAHGDRDSLGLFQQRPSQGWGTEAQVQDPSYAANRFYEHLAKVRGYADLPLTVAAQRVQRSGYPDAYAKHEPDATVLAAALTGRSAATLTCTGRPDATSVQAGPDAVRAALVRDFGRDAVQAAGTASSAADQNDEGPTAVSGGRTVALPVVRDTSSAGRSVPERGWQLAHWAVANSSALHIQRVTYAGRTWVAGNSDSEWRAAGTTRADMEKSVRITTEQ from the coding sequence GTGTCAGCGCCGTCCCCCTCCCCCAAACGCCGTGGCCGCCTGCTCCGTTCGCTGGCGGCGGCCGTCGTCCTGCTCGCCGTGGCGGGCTATGTGGTGGTGCAGTACATCACCGGGGGCACGGGTGACCCGGGGTGCAGAGTCGTCGCCGCCCGGCCGGGCGGGAAGACGTACGAGTTCACGCCGGAGCAGGCCGTCAACGCGGCGACGATCGCGGCCGTCGGCACGAACCGGGGCATGCCCGAGCGGGCGGTGACGATCGCGCTGGCGACGGCGCTCCAGGAGTCGGGGCTGCGCAACCTCGCGCACGGCGACCGGGACTCGCTCGGCCTCTTCCAGCAGCGGCCCTCGCAGGGCTGGGGCACCGAGGCGCAGGTCCAGGACCCGTCGTACGCGGCGAACCGGTTCTACGAGCACCTGGCCAAGGTGCGCGGGTACGCCGACCTCCCGCTGACCGTCGCCGCGCAGCGCGTCCAGCGGAGTGGTTACCCCGACGCGTACGCCAAGCACGAGCCGGACGCGACGGTCCTCGCCGCCGCGCTCACCGGGCGCTCGGCCGCGACCCTGACGTGTACGGGGCGGCCCGACGCGACGTCCGTCCAGGCCGGTCCCGATGCCGTGCGGGCCGCGCTGGTGCGGGACTTCGGGCGGGACGCCGTCCAGGCGGCGGGGACGGCGTCCTCGGCCGCCGACCAGAACGACGAGGGGCCGACGGCCGTGAGCGGGGGGCGGACCGTCGCGCTGCCGGTCGTCCGCGACACGTCGTCCGCCGGGCGGTCGGTGCCCGAGCGGGGGTGGCAGCTCGCGCACTGGGCCGTCGCCAACTCCTCGGCGCTGCACATCCAGCGGGTGACGTACGCGGGGCGGACGTGGGTCGCGGGGAACAGCGACAGCGAGTGGCGGGCGGCCGGTACGACGCGGGCGGACATGGAGAAGTCGGTGCGGATCACCACCGAGCAGTAG
- a CDS encoding ATP-binding protein codes for MSSLPLTRRIARAALLVAAGAAAGVGAAGAASAAPSSPVPSLGGLTSLDTATVSNTLDTTAEGATQTVGQNGGKVAEQAVPGVGKSGGQAVKKVTPPASKTAGATAGASGDLVGETAKSATKGGLPTDSLTKGAQTLPLKGLPLGG; via the coding sequence ATGTCCTCCCTTCCCCTGACCCGCCGGATCGCCCGTGCCGCGCTGCTCGTCGCCGCGGGGGCCGCCGCCGGTGTCGGCGCGGCCGGTGCGGCCAGCGCGGCGCCCTCCAGCCCCGTGCCGAGCCTCGGCGGGCTGACCTCCCTCGACACGGCCACCGTGTCCAACACCCTCGACACGACCGCCGAGGGCGCGACCCAGACCGTGGGGCAGAACGGGGGCAAGGTCGCCGAGCAGGCGGTGCCCGGGGTGGGCAAGAGCGGCGGGCAGGCCGTGAAGAAGGTGACGCCTCCGGCGTCCAAGACCGCGGGCGCCACCGCCGGGGCCTCCGGGGACCTGGTCGGCGAGACCGCCAAGTCCGCGACGAAGGGCGGGCTGCCGACGGACTCCCTCACCAAGGGCGCGCAGACGCTGCCGCTGAAGGGGCTGCCGCTCGGTGGCTGA
- a CDS encoding bifunctional succinyldiaminopimelate transaminase/glutamate-prephenate aminotransferase: protein MTSPLSGLLPTFPWDKLAPYQQTATAHPDGVVDLSVGTPVDPVPDLIQQALVAAADSPGYPTVWGTPALRDAITAWLGHRLGARGVTHHHVLPIVGSKELVAWLPTQLGLGPGDKVAYPRLAYPTYEVGARLARAEYEVYDDPTALDPTNLKLLWLNSPSNPTGRVLTKEELTRTVAWAREHGVLVFSDECYLELGWEADPVSVLHPDVNGGSYDGIVSVHSLSKRSNLAGYRAAFLAGDPAVLGPLLEIRKHGGMMTSAPTQAAVVAALGDDKHVQAQRERYAARRTALRAALLGHGFRIEHSEASLYLWATRDESCWDTVAHLAGLGILVAPGDFYGEAGARHVRVALTATDERVEAAVRRLA, encoded by the coding sequence GTGACCTCCCCTCTCTCCGGTCTGCTGCCCACCTTCCCCTGGGACAAGCTGGCCCCCTACCAGCAGACGGCAACCGCGCACCCCGACGGCGTCGTCGACCTCTCGGTGGGCACCCCGGTCGACCCGGTCCCGGACCTGATCCAGCAGGCCCTGGTCGCCGCCGCCGACTCCCCGGGCTACCCCACCGTCTGGGGCACCCCCGCCCTGCGCGACGCCATCACCGCCTGGCTCGGACACCGTCTGGGCGCGCGTGGCGTCACCCACCACCACGTCCTGCCGATCGTCGGCTCCAAGGAACTCGTCGCCTGGCTCCCCACCCAGCTCGGCCTCGGCCCCGGCGACAAGGTCGCCTACCCGCGCCTGGCCTACCCCACCTACGAGGTAGGGGCCCGGCTGGCCCGCGCGGAGTACGAGGTCTACGACGACCCGACGGCCCTGGACCCCACCAACCTCAAGCTCCTGTGGCTCAACTCCCCCTCCAACCCGACCGGTCGGGTCCTCACGAAGGAGGAGCTGACCCGCACGGTCGCCTGGGCCCGCGAGCACGGCGTCCTGGTCTTCTCGGACGAGTGCTACCTGGAGCTGGGCTGGGAGGCCGACCCGGTCTCGGTGCTGCACCCGGACGTCAACGGCGGTTCGTACGACGGCATCGTCTCCGTCCACTCACTCTCCAAGCGGTCCAACCTGGCCGGCTACCGGGCGGCGTTCCTCGCCGGTGACCCCGCCGTCCTCGGCCCGCTGCTGGAGATCCGCAAGCACGGCGGCATGATGACGTCGGCCCCCACGCAGGCGGCGGTCGTCGCGGCGCTGGGCGACGACAAGCACGTCCAGGCCCAGCGCGAGCGCTACGCGGCCCGCCGCACGGCCCTGCGCGCGGCGCTGCTCGGCCACGGTTTCCGCATCGAGCACAGCGAGGCGAGCCTCTACCTGTGGGCCACGCGCGACGAGTCCTGCTGGGACACGGTCGCGCACCTGGCCGGGCTCGGCATCCTGGTGGCGCCGGGCGACTTCTACGGCGAGGCGGGCGCCCGCCACGTCCGCGTGGCGCTGACCGCGACGGACGAACGCGTCGAGGCGGCCGTCCGCAGGCTGGCCTGA
- the fdxA gene encoding ferredoxin, whose amino-acid sequence MTYVIAQPCVDVKDKACIEECPVDCIYEGQRSLYIHPDECVDCGACEPVCPVEAIFYEDDTPEEWKDYYKANVEFFDELGSPGGASKLGLIERDHPFVAALPPQAAAE is encoded by the coding sequence GTGACCTACGTCATCGCGCAGCCTTGTGTCGACGTGAAGGACAAGGCGTGCATCGAGGAGTGCCCGGTCGACTGCATCTACGAGGGCCAGCGGTCCTTGTACATCCACCCGGACGAATGCGTCGACTGCGGTGCCTGTGAACCGGTCTGCCCGGTCGAGGCGATCTTCTACGAGGACGACACTCCGGAGGAGTGGAAGGACTACTACAAGGCGAACGTCGAGTTCTTCGACGAGCTGGGCTCCCCGGGCGGCGCCAGCAAGCTGGGCCTGATCGAGCGGGACCACCCGTTCGTCGCCGCCCTGCCGCCGCAGGCCGCCGCCGAGTAG
- a CDS encoding GNAT family N-acetyltransferase: protein MGAGRLVVRITAADVGKRVSVRRISASSVTEGKFTDTVGVLTSWDDDVVVITRRDGEVVRIPARSVVAGKVVPDAPARRRGPSATYAELTRVAARAWVPVESSPLGEWELRAASGFTRRANSVLALGDPGVGLDSALDVVRSWYRERGLPAYVQVGDMDALCGELERRGWVREVTARVMVGGLARVGDLRGSEVGEVSVGLSAGLSAGGAEEDGGPSSSRDGRGSVVLSREADAAWLGRYQRKGVGEVALRVLGSGASVWFASVGGGASGGGEGDGRGVAGVEGGGRGVAEAGGGGREVAEAGGGGREATEAGGSGREATGAGGSRREATEAGGSGRGVAWAEGSRREVTGAGGSGRGVAWAEGSRREVTEAGGSGRGVAWAEGSRREATGAGGSRRGVAEAGSGSGSGSGSGSGSGEVGLSGSGVGGLAAIGRCVVDGRWAGFSAVEVDPAWRRRGLATTVMAALAQRALAEGASAAWLQVEADNAGALALYERLGFTVHHSYHHYREPA, encoded by the coding sequence ATGGGCGCCGGGCGGCTCGTAGTCCGCATTACCGCTGCTGACGTGGGCAAACGCGTTTCCGTACGGCGGATTTCCGCATCCTCTGTGACGGAGGGGAAATTCACCGACACGGTGGGTGTTCTCACATCATGGGACGACGATGTGGTGGTGATCACTCGACGGGACGGGGAAGTTGTGCGGATCCCCGCACGTTCCGTCGTCGCCGGGAAGGTCGTTCCCGACGCGCCCGCCCGGCGCCGGGGGCCCTCCGCCACGTACGCGGAGCTGACCCGGGTCGCCGCGCGGGCCTGGGTGCCGGTCGAGAGTTCTCCGCTCGGTGAGTGGGAGTTGCGGGCCGCCTCGGGGTTCACCCGGCGGGCGAACTCCGTGCTGGCGCTGGGGGATCCGGGGGTGGGGCTGGACTCCGCGCTGGACGTGGTGCGGAGTTGGTACCGGGAGCGGGGGTTGCCGGCTTATGTGCAGGTCGGGGATATGGACGCGTTGTGCGGGGAGTTGGAGCGGCGGGGGTGGGTCCGGGAGGTGACCGCTCGGGTGATGGTCGGGGGGTTGGCTCGGGTGGGGGATCTGCGGGGGTCTGAGGTGGGTGAGGTGTCTGTCGGGCTTTCCGCCGGGCTTTCCGCCGGTGGGGCTGAGGAGGATGGTGGGCCGTCCTCGTCGCGGGACGGTCGGGGTTCGGTCGTGTTGTCGCGGGAGGCGGACGCGGCGTGGCTGGGGCGGTATCAGCGCAAGGGGGTGGGCGAGGTCGCGCTGCGGGTGCTGGGGAGCGGGGCTTCGGTGTGGTTCGCGTCTGTGGGGGGCGGGGCGAGTGGCGGGGGCGAGGGGGACGGGCGTGGGGTGGCCGGGGTTGAGGGTGGCGGGCGTGGGGTGGCCGAGGCCGGGGGCGGCGGGCGTGAGGTGGCCGAGGCCGGGGGCGGCGGGCGTGAGGCGACCGAGGCCGGGGGCAGCGGGCGTGAGGCGACCGGAGCCGGGGGCAGCAGGCGTGAGGCGACCGAGGCCGGGGGCAGCGGGCGCGGGGTGGCCTGGGCTGAGGGCAGCAGGCGTGAAGTGACCGGAGCCGGGGGCAGCGGGCGCGGGGTGGCCTGGGCTGAGGGCAGCAGGCGTGAAGTGACCGAGGCCGGGGGCAGCGGGCGCGGGGTGGCCTGGGCTGAGGGCAGCAGGCGTGAGGCGACCGGAGCCGGGGGCAGCAGGCGCGGGGTGGCCGAGGCCGGCTCCGGCTCCGGCTCCGGCTCCGGCTCCGGCTCCGGCTCCGGTGAAGTGGGCTTGTCCGGCAGTGGAGTCGGGGGGCTTGCCGCTATCGGGCGGTGTGTGGTGGACGGGCGGTGGGCCGGGTTCTCGGCTGTCGAGGTGGATCCGGCGTGGCGGCGGCGGGGGCTGGCGACGACCGTGATGGCGGCGCTGGCTCAGCGGGCGCTGGCGGAGGGGGCCTCGGCGGCGTGGCTCCAGGTGGAGGCCGACAACGCGGGCGCGCTCGCGCTGTACGAACGGCTGGGGTTCACCGTCCATCACTCCTACCACCACTACCGGGAGCCGGCGTGA
- a CDS encoding transglutaminase-like domain-containing protein, whose amino-acid sequence MSYEPGASYEPGEVRRLFAEEARAERPDLATLCFLIGAEADPSLGPGDLDALQVELDRFAGELPYRPGGAREWAEAVRGLLGERYGFRGDASDYQRLDSSLLPQVLERRRGLPILLSVVWIEVARRAGAPVYGIAAPGHFVVGFGSRAERVVADPFDGGRVIEAGPRSPAQEVGAADPLAVVSRILNNIRAWASGQLDRSEAALWAVDLSLLLPSHPAQLRYERGKLLIQRGDYLGGAAELEAYAEIVEPVDESAAEKVRGEALGARSLLN is encoded by the coding sequence GTGAGCTACGAGCCCGGTGCGAGCTACGAGCCCGGCGAGGTGCGCCGGCTGTTCGCCGAGGAGGCGCGTGCCGAGCGGCCCGACCTCGCGACGCTGTGTTTCCTGATCGGCGCGGAGGCGGATCCGTCGCTGGGGCCGGGTGACCTGGACGCGCTTCAGGTCGAACTCGACCGGTTCGCGGGCGAGTTGCCGTACCGGCCCGGCGGGGCGCGTGAGTGGGCCGAGGCGGTACGGGGGTTGCTGGGCGAGCGGTACGGGTTCCGGGGCGACGCCTCCGACTACCAGCGTCTCGACTCCTCCCTCCTCCCTCAAGTCCTCGAACGGCGACGGGGGTTGCCGATCCTCCTGTCCGTCGTCTGGATCGAGGTCGCCCGGCGTGCGGGGGCTCCCGTGTACGGGATCGCCGCGCCCGGCCACTTCGTCGTGGGGTTCGGCAGCCGTGCGGAACGCGTTGTCGCCGACCCCTTCGACGGGGGCCGCGTCATCGAGGCCGGCCCCCGCTCCCCCGCCCAGGAGGTGGGCGCCGCCGACCCGCTCGCCGTCGTCTCCCGCATCCTCAACAACATCCGCGCGTGGGCCTCCGGCCAACTGGACCGCAGCGAGGCCGCGTTGTGGGCTGTCGACCTCAGCCTCCTCCTCCCCTCCCACCCCGCCCAACTCCGCTACGAACGCGGCAAGCTGCTCATCCAACGGGGCGACTACCTCGGCGGCGCCGCCGAGTTGGAGGCGTACGCGGAGATCGTGGAGCCGGTCGACGAGAGCGCGGCGGAGAAGGTACGGGGGGAGGCGCTGGGGGCTCGGTCGCTGCTGAACTGA
- a CDS encoding response regulator transcription factor, producing MTRTIKVLLAEDQSMVREALAALLGLEDDIEVIAQAARGDEVLTTARAHPDLDVALLDIEMPGATGIDAAARLHAEFPALKLVILTTFGRPGYLRSAMEAGADAFLVKDAPAAQLAQAIRKVLAGERVIDPTLAAAALADGANPLTEREREVLRAAADGATNAELAEGLRLSQGTVRNYLSTAIQKLAARNRGEAVRIAREKGWL from the coding sequence ATGACCCGCACGATCAAGGTCCTCCTCGCCGAGGACCAGTCGATGGTCCGCGAAGCCCTCGCCGCGCTCCTCGGCCTTGAGGACGACATCGAGGTGATCGCCCAAGCGGCGCGCGGCGACGAGGTGCTGACGACGGCCCGCGCCCACCCCGACCTCGACGTCGCCCTCCTCGACATCGAGATGCCGGGCGCGACCGGGATCGACGCGGCGGCCCGACTCCACGCCGAGTTCCCGGCGTTGAAGCTGGTCATCCTCACGACCTTCGGCCGCCCCGGGTACCTCCGCAGCGCCATGGAGGCCGGCGCCGACGCGTTCCTCGTCAAGGACGCGCCCGCCGCGCAGCTCGCGCAGGCCATCCGCAAGGTCCTCGCGGGCGAACGCGTCATCGATCCCACGCTCGCGGCAGCGGCCCTCGCGGACGGGGCGAACCCGCTGACGGAACGTGAACGCGAGGTCCTTCGGGCCGCCGCGGACGGGGCCACCAACGCCGAGCTCGCCGAGGGGTTGCGGTTGTCCCAGGGGACCGTGCGGAACTATCTCTCCACGGCGATCCAGAAGTTGGCGGCGCGGAACCGGGGAGAGGCGGTGCGGATCGCTCGGGAGAAGGGGTGGTTGTGA